In Juglans microcarpa x Juglans regia isolate MS1-56 chromosome 1S, Jm3101_v1.0, whole genome shotgun sequence, the genomic stretch cttataactcattttatatttaatttttattttatttaatggttaaggaaatgattattaataaaattatatatatttttaattttttttaatagttaagaacgataaaaaatacttaaaaaaaaataataaaaaaatataaaacttgaaataaaGTAGTAAATAACTACCCTTCCTAATAATGGTGGTACATAGCAGGAACAAGTTTTCTATCGAAGTTTTGTCCTACTTCGTACTGTTGTCATCACTGATATTGAGAAGGGTATCTAACATATCACTTTTGGTGACATAACCAGACACTTTCCTCAACTGCAACCTCCGGCTAATTAAGCGATCAAAGATGTCTATTAGCTTTGAAAAGTGAACTGTCAGGCGCCACCTTGCACCTTGGGGATCGATTTTCTTAAGCAGAGGAAAATAATCTGCCAAGTTGGGTTTCCCTACCTCCCTCATGATATCCCCCGCAATCTCCTTGAACTCTCCAGCCATGTCAGAATCCGAATAGGCTAAATCCAACGAAAATACTTTGTTTGATAACAGGTTAAGCGTAGTCTTGACAGCCGCCCTGCCAATATCTACTGCCTCGCCGGTTAGGCTGCTTTGATGAGTCTCGGCAAGGAGCTCTTGCAGTTTCATCCGCCGGACATCATGGTTGTCATTGAGTGCTCTGTTGGAGAATAGCTGGCCACTGCAGATTTTGCGAAGGTTCCTCCATTGGGTCGAAACTGGCATCCATGCCATCCCCAACTCGTCATGTTTGTGGGCTCGGAGTGCGTCCGGGATTGTGCGGCTGGACAGCTGTTGGTCATGCGTTCGAAGGACTTCTTTTGCCATCTGTGCCGACGAAATGATTATTGTTGTTACTTGGCCTAACTTTAGGTACATGATGGGGCCATAAATCTGGGCAAGCATGGCCAGGGACTTGTGGGATTTGTCACCCATATCCAAGAGGTTTCCGATTATTGGATATGGTTTTGGACCTGGTGGAAGCATTTTCGGAGTTGCAGTCCTGCTTCGAACTATGCGGAAGGCTTGGATGATGACCCAGGTGATGCAAAGACATAGCAAAGTGTTGGACAAATCCATCTTTCctattagaaatgatatttgtagttattaGTGTGTAAGTATCGTACAGtcgttttgaataaaataaataaatataggattcatataaaaagaaattaattttttaacaatgaatctcactcttttttaaaataattatataatatttacgtattctacgattgtatgtaacattactacTTTCCAATATATGATATTCTGATCGCAAAAGAGAAATAACAAACAATGACGAAATCAGGACTACTATAAGGACGAGGTTTTTGTCTTGTTGCCAGAAAGTAAAGGACGATCgagattaataatttaataagaaaaatattactcatactctctatatatatatatatattacacttttttttatttttttctcttattaaatatgtagtatttgaatgatgataaaaaaaagttcaattaatttatgaagaattaaaaaaaaaatgtggaataTATAATTGATGAGTAGCAGAACTCATTTAATAACAATTACTAggactataaaaataaaccagaaAAACGGCCAGACCGGTTGGTTTGGTCCAATTCTAAACCAGTTCGATCTGGGACCgttcctccattttaaaaacTGATCAAAATTGGTTCCAATTTTAGATTTTCTAGCACCGGACAggttcgtatatatatatatatctatatatgttttttaattaattattttatataatatatataattatatatgaaataatattatattataatttataacataaaatttaaatcttacataataaattattgCTTTATGATACCTAGTAAAGCAATATTCTCCTCTCATGTATGTATATAGATAAATGATGTCCTTACTATATTTGGTTCCATTCTTGTCTATATATTTTGCATgtcttatatattttgttttagaaataatatttgttgttTCAGGGTggcacttttaaaaaaaaattaataaatatgagatttacatgaaaaaaattattttttaataataaatttccatttttttcaaaggcaGTGtgtaaaatatgcatattttataattatatctaccattattctatttatttctctattaatatttgacgataatttagaagataaaagaaaaaaaaaaagaattaaaaagatgatgagtaatttttaaaatgatatataaatagCCAGCTTTACGATAAGAAATATTTGCTTGTACTACAACTTCTAGATCACAGAATCTATGGGCTCTGCACGAATCTTCTTCACCGCAACAACACCAAAATCTAGAACTTTTTGGCGAGCAACATTGGTAGTGaattctttatctttatctttatctttaaatttaaagagtatatttttaaatttatctatattaacttatacatctctaaatttttgaatagttataaatagcgcttcttcaaatttgaagaagtactattcattcttcaaatattattttactattttttctctctcctacccattaaaatcaattttgtaaaatttatattaaaatgattttgatacatAAAATTTGTATCAAGTTGATAATACAAATTGGATGtttatagtaaaatatatataaaaaataattttagaaaacaaataaaaaataaaaaaataataatatttttttattatttggttcaaaaatacataaatcaatgtgagattttttttcatatacaaaatcattcttcaaaaaggatgattttgcatatgaagaTGCATAAACTACTACCAATGCTTaattagcattggtctatgcatatgcatatgcaaaatcacttCTTTTACATATCCATTTTGTCATTCaagtaaaattttcacattagcttatgcatatttgagacaaaataataataaaatattattattaattttttgctaaaattaatttttttatatatattttgcaattaacatccactacatacatttgacagTAATAATACagatgcaataataaaaaatacaattttttatatattatattaaaaatataataaaatgaaaaaaatatatataatatattataataataaaatgaatgtgcaagtgaatgtttgttgtgttgttgaatgagggagaaaaggaaaggattgtgagagagagagtgggaggagagagaaataataattaaaatatgatttgtagggTGAATAGTGGTTATCAAAATTTGGATAAGCACTGTTCATATGTAcctaaatatttggatatgcataagccaatgtggAGGATTTTAGgatcatattatgcaaatatgactttgcatatgcatatgcatagaccaatgctaatgccCCGCCTGTTTTCTTTCAAGATTAAAatgtaaaactttaaaaattttgaaattttttcatttttttcattataatttttttaaatttttatataaaataaaataaataatttaatttttttaattttaaaataaaaataatattaaaaaatatattttaataatattttatttaattttataattctaatcTCACCTCATTCTACTTCATCATTAAATACAAATGATGGTTGAGTGAATGTAGCACTAACAAGCTCAACCACAAAATCTCCCATTGTTTTTGTCCTTTGAGGACGAGAAATCAaatgcctcgtttgttttcaggaaatatctcatcccatctcatctcatctcacctcatctaggaccgaaccggtatgtaccggttttatatttttcaaaattgattacACACCGGTTACCTtcctaaactggtacttccgattttaccgATTTCCGGTCCGATCTGGTccggttttctgatttttttaaaacgtaagtttcacaatttatcattaaaaatttgtttatgaaaaaaaaaactgatttaaaaaaatatgttttatacttttattaatatattagactatatagtagtattaatattagactattggtatagttataaattatatattagtattagttataaactatatatttaatattagtattagttataaacttttagtgatttagtattaacattttatgtaataatttataaattataataagaaattatttcatatatgaatatatataattatatatattatatataaaaatttcacataaaaatgtataattatacataatatataaaacttatatatattaatataaatatatatataatattttgtttaaaacttatatttaaaataatacaaatattattatatatatatattttatcaaccGATCCGATCCGGTtcgaaaaatcttaaaaatagaaccggccggttttcacattctaagaacgagtctcagaccggaccggttcaaaatcgataaaaccaataaaaccggttcggtccggtcccgaTCGGTTTTCcgatttgaatttacacccctaatacCAGTACCCAAACTAggattgagaaacactctcaacccatctcatctcatttcatttgatcattataactttcacataaaatataataaatagttcaatttttttaaattttaaaataataataatattaaaaaataatattctaacaatatttgatttaacttttaacttttatctcaactcaactcaactcactatctaaacctaaCCTAGTATCTgttctaattttaatttaatataaatttatttattaaaaaaaaaaagtggcaaTGTGGATACACACCTTCAAGGGGCACTCTCGCCACAGACacagaaaaagcaaaaaaaatacagtaaaaCGCTTCGTATCGATTGGGAATCTCTTTCCCCTCCCCGGTTTCTACCGCCTTCTTTTCAAgtcttcctttctttcctttctcctAGGGTTTCGTAGGTGCGTTTCCTCCGCACAGCTAAAAAAATGTTGCAGAAGAAAACCTCCTCCTCTCTCTATAATTGATCCAATTCCCCATGGCCTGATTCagctcctcttttttttttttctggtaaCAACCTTCGCTGCTCAacttttttcattgtttttcatTTCTACCCGTGTATTTCTATTGGTACGGTTCAGTAACAATGTGGTGCTGAAAGGCTTTCAAGTTCAGCTagtattcttttcttttttagtttctatttttgttaTTCATGGATGGATTTGTGTATCGGCGGGTTAATTTGAGAGTTGACGATCTTGTTTTATAGATTTGCGAGGAAGATTTGTTATTTACTACTGGGTTGCTAAGCTGGTTTGGATTTGATACTCAAAATTTGCGTTTGTGACTGAGAGGCTTCTGTCTGCTGTTTGTGACTCTTTTTAGTTTAGTTTGAACcgtatatgcatatataaatacaccCACAGCCCTATGTATTTGATTGCTAGTTGGAAGCTGCAGCAgataattttagacttgggtTTATGTTTTGAGGATTCAAAGTGGTATTTGCTTGGTGAGATTCTCTAGCTTCTCTAATAGTTTCTTTCTGCTGTTCTTTGTTCCATATTGAGACCCTTATTGGTACAATATTCTTGTCTGATGGTGGGCTTTGAAATCTTTTAGACTTCCTGAGGTAACTAAGGATGGAGTTcttctcacacacacacacacacacacacacaaacatctCTTATTGGATTGAAGTTTTCAGATTTTTCCATCTCATAATACAAGATAATGAAATGCAATTGATAAGGAAAGTCAAAGATATTATAAATGCGAAGATGACAAAAAATCttaaccattatttaaaaataatggcTTAGATTGAAGATTTTCACTTTGGAGTTGTGCTAGGAGGTCTAGAGGATCGTAGTCCTATTGGAGGTATTAAGTTGTTTTGTAATTAGAAGTTGATCTTTCAAGGGTAAGTAGGTGTTAATGCCATTGGGGATAACAAATAACAAATCTGACTGTTTCATTAGGAAGTATTACGTGTACTTTGAATGAGAGGAATGGTCGCTGTTTTGATAATAGGGAACGTTTGATGGGAgggtttagagatttttttctaTACATTGATACTTTGGGCTTCGgttattgtattgaatgggattagttttaatgacttttatgctgtCTTTTCACAGttcttagcttgtaattaggtttaactcttgtatacttcctgtgttcTTGGGCTTTGTCTAATTATGTGGAGTAATGAATTattcttacttatataaaaaaaagaaaaagtatcaCATGGCTTTCTGGGTCTGAAATATACTATTCTTGCCTCCCCACTTATTTTTCCCTATCATGCCAGTTGCCTTCGTATGCGTTATTTGAGATGGATGAAAGTCTTAAGCTCCTTTTGGTGGCTTTTATTTGGGAAGttagttaattttttcttaagtaGAAGTTGAAGCAAACTAGGGTTTCCAATAAAATGTTGTCTGCAGTTCAATGTTATGGATCCATCCAGCATGATgttctttttaattatcattcagTAGTACGTGTTGAACTCTATTGTATTCTCAccttttatttctaaatcttgTGTAGGAGTGGCAGTCCTGGAATGGAAATGTATAATTTTTCTGAACATGGAAACACAGAGACTTATCTGGTACTTTCTTAGTAATTGCTTGAGCTTTTTACTTTTTAGCCATTATATAGTCAACTCCTTGTTCAAATGGTCTTGTGAAGGTCAGTTCTTGTATCAGTTTTGAGTTATTTTGATGTTCTATAACATCTCCATGTCTTGAGTTTTAGATTCAAGGTGCTGAATCAAACTCACACTTGACAAGTCCACTACTTGAACAAATTGAAACTATGTACACCGAAGGAGCCCCTGAATTTGTTGTTGATCAGGGCTTGTATTATCCTACTGCCACCAACTATGGATATTATTATACAGGTAAATTTAAATGCCCCGTTGTCAGTATTCCAGGATTGTGCTTGGTAGTTTCTTACTTCTGCATCATTTATTGTGATTAGGATTTGGATCACCCAGTGAATGGGAGGACCACAATAGGGTTTTTGGTGTAGATGGTCCTGATATTCAGTACACGGTAAGTgatctctctcacacacacaaagcATGTGTCATTAattgatattcatttttttttggttgttctGAACTTAAAATTACTCTGCTTCAGGGTGTGCAAAATGAAAGTTCGCCATATGTATATTATACGCCTAGCTATGGATATACACAGTCGCCATACAACCCATACAATCCTTACATACCCGGTGCTATGATAGGTGTTGAAAGTCAATTTGTTGGGGCACAGCAGTATTACACTCCTCCCCCTTATCAGAACACCGTTTCTTCGCCTGCTTATGTTCCCTTTATTGTTCAACCAGATATTGTCCCTAGTACTTCAGCTGACTCATACGATACTGGTGCCTCGATGAATAGACCTGAAGGAAGaagtttaaaacacaacttcaGTTCGGCTACTGGAGCCTTGCCAAGGAACTCCGTAAAATCTATTTCAAATCAGAGTAATTCTTTGGCCAGGGTATCAGAAGGCCCAAGAGCTAATGTTGGACCAAGCAAACAATCTGCGATACATGGGACTGCTTCTGCTGGTAGTTTTGCCCCTCCAGCTTCATCACATGTTCTTGAGGTACGATGTTTTTGCTCAATCAAGCTCTACATATTACCAACCCTACATCtgtctcccctcccctcccctcccctccctccgctagaaaaaaaaaggaaatgagcCCTTGCAGTGGGTGTGTTGTGGGTGGGAGTGTCTTCTGAACAACAGAAGTAAAGTATTTAAATTGAGAAGTTCCCTGTCACCTCCATGGTGTTGATCCTTGCATGAAGTTGTATTCCAGGAATGGATGACTAGATGTCCCATACAGAAGGTGCCCTCCTTAGGGGCCTGTTAGAGCAAGAATAAACAGTAAATTAGGTGAAGTTATCTTGTAAGAGAAATGTTATTCTTGATCCTATATTTTGTCATCTCCAGCCACACCTCTTATGTGACTGCTATTTAAGTAGTTGACGTGTGAAGCCACTTAAAAATGTGTTGTATCATTAACTGAGAATGACAAGATTTAGGATGGaaagtagcattactcatattgtAGATGTCTAATTGACGAGTTGTAAATATCTGTTTCAGTTCTCAAATGCTTGGCACTCATTGTTggttctttctttattttcgaAGTTCTGATTTCTAATTTGTGTTACAGGTCAGAAATGCCTCTGGCTCAGTTCCAGCCGTAGATAATATCTCCAATGGAAAGGTTCGAGCTCATCAAAACCAATTGAAAGTAACTCTTCCTGTAAGCAATGGTTTATCTGGCTTTGGATCAAGTGCTTATGGACAGGCTGTAGGGGGTAAGATTCGTTCCAAAATCCATGTTGGCAGAGCTCTGAATGATGCATTTGGAAGCCCAGATGCATTGGGTGAGCAGAATCGGGGCCCTAGAATTAACAGATCAAAAAGCCAGCTTGCTGGCAAAGCATACACAGGAAGGGCAGGAGATGGTAATGCACAGGGAAATATTATTATCTCTATTGATCAGTATAATAAGGATGAATTTCCTGCTGATTACGTGGATGCGAAGTTCTTCATAATAAAATCTTACAGTGAGGATGATGTACACAAGAGCATTAAATATAATGTTTGGTCATCTACACCCCATGGAAACAAGAAGTTGGATAGTGCTTATGAAGATGCACAGAGACTGGCTGCAGGGAAGCCTAGAGGCTGTCCTATCTTTCTATTCTTTTCTGTGAGTATTTTTATTCTATAGCTTGGCTatgtattgataattttttacttCACGCGTTTCTTTATTCTCTATATTCTCTGTCAGCTTTCTGAAGCAGGATTCATCTTCGTGTTTTGATGGTCCATACTTATGTTAGATTGTCTTGTACAGGTTAATGCAAGTGGTCAATTCTGTGGTGTTGCAGAGATGGTTGGCCCAGTTGACTTCAATAAGGATATGGCTTTTTGGCAGCAAGATAAATGGAGTGGGAGCTTCCCTGTGAAGTGGCACGTTATCAAAGATGTCCCAAACACCAATTTTAGGCacattattttagaaaataatgagAACAAACCAGTGACTAATAGCAGAGATACACAAGAGGTATATCAAGCTGTTGGTTTTACTGCATTGCATTTCTTTTAGGAAATATGTTGAATGTGGCAACCTCTTGTGGTTTTAacttaattgttttttagtaGGACATCACATTCATGGCTTCACTTATTCaattgctttattttattttgtattgtttgCTCAATTTTAGTTGGTTGTGCTATTGGACaaacatgatttatgatttgaTTGATGTATGAATTTGCTGTTAATACATTTCTTTTATAGGTAattcacaataatataatttgttatacCTTTTGAACGGTATATACATATTGACTTGTATTTGGGATTGGCTATTCCTTTTTCACCATTCGACTGCACCTAAggcaatatttttaaataaattaggtGAAAGTGTGATTTTTTAAGAGCCTTCACCAATGCTCTTTTATCGGAATATTTTATCTTGCCTCTTTCGTTGTAACCAATTTAATTACAACCCCATCAAACCACATTCTACATTCATCATCATTAAATAGCTCCTTCAATTTGAACCGTATTTGTTGgtgaattaaattttatatcttgcaaATCACAAAGCATTTGGCAGATGTGATAGAATATACTGGAAATCATGATGGTTTGGTAAAACAATTCAAGTTGAATGCATCACAGTAGAGAAAGGTTGACAATAATTGGTTTGAGGTTGAGACAATGAGAATTCTTCCTTAATACGGATGTAATGGAGGGCGCAATCCGAGATAGAGCGGAGTGGAAAAAGTAAAAAGGGATCTGTGCAGCCAACCCCGGGTAGTCAGGGCATGGCTTTGTTGAGTGACTATAATTAATATGCAACTTCGTTTACCCTGGATTTAGGATAGTGAGTTTGCCATTTGAAATAGGATGTTTgcagttatattatattttgccTAAAAATTAGCctgttaaataatttttgttttatgcagGTAATGTATAAGAAAGGTCTAGAGATGTTGAAAGCCTTCAAAAATTACACGCTAAAGACCTCCTTACTTGATGACTTCATATACTATGAAAATCGTCAGAAAATCATGGAGGAAGAGAAAGCCAGGTTACTTGTGAAAAGCTTCGAAGTTCCGTATTTCGTACCTTCATTGAATCCCCCTCGCAGGCTAAATGGT encodes the following:
- the LOC121246537 gene encoding YTH domain-containing protein ECT4-like isoform X2, which translates into the protein MEMYNFSEHGNTETYLIQGAESNSHLTSPLLEQIETMYTEGAPEFVVDQGLYYPTATNYGYYYTGFGSPSEWEDHNRVFGVDGPDIQYTGVQNESSPYVYYTPSYGYTQSPYNPYNPYIPGAMIDIVPSTSADSYDTGASMNRPEGRSLKHNFSSATGALPRNSVKSISNQSNSLARVSEGPRANVGPSKQSAIHGTASAGSFAPPASSHVLEVRNASGSVPAVDNISNGKVRAHQNQLKVTLPVSNGLSGFGSSAYGQAVGGKIRSKIHVGRALNDAFGSPDALGEQNRGPRINRSKSQLAGKAYTGRAGDGNAQGNIIISIDQYNKDEFPADYVDAKFFIIKSYSEDDVHKSIKYNVWSSTPHGNKKLDSAYEDAQRLAAGKPRGCPIFLFFSVNASGQFCGVAEMVGPVDFNKDMAFWQQDKWSGSFPVKWHVIKDVPNTNFRHIILENNENKPVTNSRDTQEVMYKKGLEMLKAFKNYTLKTSLLDDFIYYENRQKIMEEEKARLLVKSFEVPYFVPSLNPPRRLNGVLELPPREDEKTTKPNNGSNSSIIKTGVSAPEQVSSNSFVINPSIGDGNAEQIAVETKTDVVSTLKIGSLTISPKQAEPKPLPAANTEPADIVKVGSVPIKVNGFAESGFLTVGTIPLDRRPLQLDKGGASVNNGSQR
- the LOC121246537 gene encoding YTH domain-containing protein ECT4-like isoform X1, with protein sequence MEMYNFSEHGNTETYLIQGAESNSHLTSPLLEQIETMYTEGAPEFVVDQGLYYPTATNYGYYYTGFGSPSEWEDHNRVFGVDGPDIQYTGVQNESSPYVYYTPSYGYTQSPYNPYNPYIPGAMIGVESQFVGAQQYYTPPPYQNTVSSPAYVPFIVQPDIVPSTSADSYDTGASMNRPEGRSLKHNFSSATGALPRNSVKSISNQSNSLARVSEGPRANVGPSKQSAIHGTASAGSFAPPASSHVLEVRNASGSVPAVDNISNGKVRAHQNQLKVTLPVSNGLSGFGSSAYGQAVGGKIRSKIHVGRALNDAFGSPDALGEQNRGPRINRSKSQLAGKAYTGRAGDGNAQGNIIISIDQYNKDEFPADYVDAKFFIIKSYSEDDVHKSIKYNVWSSTPHGNKKLDSAYEDAQRLAAGKPRGCPIFLFFSVNASGQFCGVAEMVGPVDFNKDMAFWQQDKWSGSFPVKWHVIKDVPNTNFRHIILENNENKPVTNSRDTQEVMYKKGLEMLKAFKNYTLKTSLLDDFIYYENRQKIMEEEKARLLVKSFEVPYFVPSLNPPRRLNGVLELPPREDEKTTKPNNGSNSSIIKTGVSAPEQVSSNSFVINPSIGDGNAEQIAVETKTDVVSTLKIGSLTISPKQAEPKPLPAANTEPADIVKVGSVPIKVNGFAESGFLTVGTIPLDRRPLQLDKGGASVNNGSQR